The following are from one region of the Vitis riparia cultivar Riparia Gloire de Montpellier isolate 1030 chromosome 14, EGFV_Vit.rip_1.0, whole genome shotgun sequence genome:
- the LOC117931221 gene encoding uncharacterized protein LOC117931221, with product MNLPRKRVQLLIFVVGIVALSITAEKCRQLLGEDGSSQSGKFTLLNCFDMSSGTLACTVKEGVKLYFYNIRAAHVERARHHAIEGALSDALTQGLNAKDAAKHAQKEGAKAAKLATRQAKRIIGPIISSGWDFFEAIYYGGTLTEGFLRGTGTLFGAYTGGFLGEQRLGRFGYLVGSHLGSWVGGRIGLMVYDVANGVQFLLQSVQPEETPMDMSSEVPEDPSSYESPAYESSEAQEDSGIW from the exons ATGAATTTGCCAAGGAAGAGGGTTCAACTTCTAATCTTCGTCGTCGGCATCGTCGCTCTCAGCATCACTG CTGAAAAATGCCGCCAGCTGCTTGGAGAAGATGGTTCATCCCAGAGTGGGAAGTTTACTTTGTTAAACTGCTTTGACATGAGCTCTGGAACCCTAGCATGCACCGTGAAGGAGGGTGTGAAGCTCTATTTCTACAACATCAGAGCTGCGCATGTTGAAAGAGCACGGCATCATGCAATTGAGGGAGCACTTTCTGATGCATTAACACAAGGACTGAATGCTAAAGATGCAGCTAAACACGCACAGAAAGAAGGAGCAAAAGCAGCGAAGTTGGCAACCCGACAAGCCAAACGTATCATAGGCCCCATTATTTCTTCCGGATGGGACTTTTTTGAAGCTATTTACTATGGTGGTACCTTGACAGAAGGGTTCCTCAGAGGCACTGGAACCTTGTTTGGTGCCTATACTGGTGGATTCCTTGGTGAACAAAGGCTTGGGAGGTTCGGCTATCTTGTGGGAAGCCATTTGGGCAGCTGGGTGGGAGGTAGGATAGGACTGATGGTATATGACGTGGCCAATGGAGTCCAGTTCTTGCTTCAATCTGTCCAACCAGAAGAAACTCCCATGGACATGAGCTCTGAAGTTCCCGAAGATCCCAGTTCTTACGAGTCTCCTGCCTATGAAAGCTCTGAAGCACAAGAAGATTCGGGTATTTGGTGA
- the LOC117930772 gene encoding pentatricopeptide repeat-containing protein At1g09820 translates to MNCLRLTQFPKRCLSTRFPSLDPKLNNTKTPFSSPNSTYTTPNSHTFDTPTISQLIAKQHWSKLKTIVKETNSSSLLQHLFNSEAQPDLILCYFKWTQKEFGAIHNVEQFCRLLHLLANAKNYNKIRALLDSFAKNAHYSNSTIFHSLSVLGSWGCANSIIVDMLVWAYVKNGEIDLALEGFDRAGDYGFRLSALSCNPMLISLVKEGRIGVVESVYKEMIRRRIGVNVVTFDVVINGLCKVGKFQKAGDVVEDMKAWGFSPSVITYNTVIDGYCKAGEMYKADALLKEMVAKRTHPNEITFNILIDGFCRDENVTAAKKVFEEMQRQGLQPNVVTYNSLINGLCSNGKLDEALGLQDKMSGMGLKPNVVTYNALINGFCKNKMLKEAREMLDDIGKRGLAPNVITFNTLIDAYGKAGRMDDAFLLRSMMLDIGVCPNVSTYNCLIVGFCREGNVKEARKLAKEMEGNGLKADLVTYNILVDALCKKGETRKAVRLLDEMFEVGLNPSHLTYNALIDGYFREGNSTAALNVRTLMEKKGRRANIVTYNVLIKGFCNKGKLEEANRLLNEMLEKGLIPNRTTYEILRDEMMEKGFIPDIDGHLYNVSISS, encoded by the coding sequence ATGAATTGCTTGCGCCTCACTCAATTCCCAAAACGATGCCTTTCAACCAGGTTTCCTTCACTGGATCCCAAGCTCAACAACACCAAAACCCCTTTTTCTTCTCCAAATTCAACCTACACAACTCCCAATTCACACACATTCGACACACCCACCATTTCTCAGCTCATAGCAAAACAACACTGGTCCAAGCTCAAAACCATAGTCAAAGAAACAAACTCCAGTTCACTTCTTCAACATCTCTTCAACTCTGAAGCCCAACCAGACCTCATCCTCTGCTATTTCAAATGGACCCAGAAAGAATTTGGGGCTATACACAATGTAGAACAGTTTTGCAGGCTTTTACACTTGTTAGCCAATGCAAAGAATTACAATAAGATCCGGGCTTTGTTGGATTCTTTTGCTAAGAATGCCCATTATTCGAATTCAACAATTTTTCACTCGCTTTCAGTGTTGGGTAGCTGGGGTTGTGCCAATTCGATAATTGTTGATATGTTGGTTTGGGCTTATGTGAAGAACGGGGAgattgatttagctttagaggGTTTTGATCGGGCGGGGGATTATGGGTTTAGGTTGTCAGCGTTGTCGTGCAATCCAATGTTAATTTCATTGGTTAAAGAGGGTAGAATTGGGGTTGTGGAGTCTGTGTATAAGGAGATGATTAGGAGGAGGATTGGGGTTAATGTTGTTACTTTTGATGTTGTGATTAATGGGTTGTGTAAGGTTGGGAAGTTTCAGAAGGCTGGGGATGTTGTTGAGGATATGAAGGCTTGGGGGTTTTCACCATCAGTGATAACCTATAATACTGTAATTGATGGGTATTGCAAGGCTGGAGAAATGTACAAAGCAGATGCACTTTTGAAGGAAATGGTGGCAAAGAGGACTCACCCGAATGAGATTACATTTAACATTCTCATTGATGGGTTTTGTAGAGATGAGAATGTCACAGCTGCTAAGAAAGTATTCGAGGAAATGCAAAGGCAGGGTTTGCAACCTAACGTGGTTACATATAATTCTTTAATTAATGGGCTATGCAGCAATGGGAAACTTGATGAGGCTCTTGGTTTGCAGGACAAAATGTCAGGAATGGGTCTGAAGCCGAATGTTGTTACTTATAATGCTCTTATCAATGGATTTTGCAAGAATAAGATGTTGAAAGAAGCTAGAGAAATGTTGGATGATATTGGGAAACGAGGTTTAGCTCCTAATGTCATAACGTTTAATACTTTGATTGATGCTTATGGTAAGGCTGGGAGAATGGATGATGCATTCTTGCTGCGTAGCATGATGCTGGACATAGGGGTTTGCCCCAATGTTTCAACATACAATTGTTTGATTGTGGGTTTTTGTAGAGAGGGAAATGTAAAAGAAGCAAGGAAGCTTGCAAAAGAAATGGAAGGTAATGGTTTGAAAGCTGATCTTGTAACATATAACATACTGGTTGACGCATTGTGCAAAAAAGGGGAGACAAGAAAAGCGGTTAGACTTTTGGATGAGATGTTTGAGGTGGGTTTGAATCCAAGTCACCTGACATACAATGCTTTGATAGATGGGTATTTTAGGGAAGGGAACTCCACTGCAGCTTTGAATGTGAGGACACTGATGGAGAAAAAGGGGAGGAGGGCAAACATTGTAACATATAATGTGTTGATCAAGGGTTTCTGTAACAAGGGTAAGCTGGAGGAAGCAAATAGGCTTCTTAATGAGATGTTGGAGAAGGGTTTGATCCCAAATAGGACTACCTATGAGATACTTAGAGATGAAATGATGGAGAAGGGTTTCATTCCAGACATAGACGGACATCTTTATAATGTTTCTATCAGCTCTTAA
- the LOC117930773 gene encoding bZIP transcription factor 53-like: MGGPRQTISSASEEDPQYAMMDEKKRRRMLSNRESARRSRMKKQKLSEDLISEVSRLQNLNKEIKQTIDATTQGYQNFVSENNVLVAQKMELVDRLNSLNFILQNVQDVYGVPLDIPEIPDPLLKPWSLPCPLQLIPASSDMLQF; this comes from the coding sequence atgggtGGCCCAAGGCAAACTATTAGCTCTGCATCTGAAGAAGATCCTCAGTATGCGATGATGGATgagaagaaaaggagaaggaTGCTGTCAAATCGGGAATCGGCCAGGCGGTCTAGAATGAAGAAGCAGAAGCTTTCAGAGGATTTGATCAGTGAAGTGAGCAGACTGCAGAATTTGAACAAGGAGATAAAGCAAACAATTGATGCCACTACTCAAGGATATCAAAACTTTGTGTCTGAGAATAATGTTTTGGTGGCTCAAAAGATGGAGCTGGTGGATCGGCTGAATTCTCTGAATTTTATACTTCAAAATGTGCAAGATGTTTATGGTGTGCCCCTGGACATTCCTGAGATCCCAGATCCTTTGCTGAAGCCATGGAGCCTTCCTTGCCCATTGCAACTTATCCCGGCTTCTTCAGACATGTTGCAGTTCTGA